The genomic stretch CCCATTCGGAGATCCCCGAGTCAACGCCTCTTTCCGGCTCGTCGGGGCTTATCGCAGGTAAGCGCGTCCTTCATCGGCTCCAGTGCCAGGGCATCCACCGTGGACCCTTGTTCTCTTGACCATTCTGCTCTGTCCTCAACCCACTCTCCCATAGGGAGAGACGGGTGGATTCGTGCATTTCTCGCTCGCACCTTCGCTTGTCATGCTGCTCGCCTCAACCGAGGCTCAGAAAAGATACAGGCCCGCCCCCGTCTTGTCAACACCTCCACTGCCCCTCTTCCGGTCGGGCGACTGCCGGGGCAGCCTGGCGCTTTGCCAGGGAGTGCTCCATCCGTCCTGCGGGGCTTGCGGGCGTTCGTGCGATCACCCCGACCTCATCGCGGGCGGGCATCATCGGTGGGCAATGTCAGCTCCCGCCCTGGCCCGCCTTCTGGTCGCCGCCCTCCTCTCGTTCTCGCTGACCGCCTGCACGTCAGCGCAGGGGCTGACGGTGGAGCGGCTCACGGCGGGAGGCAGGCTCTACACGGTGGCGGTGGTCGATCTGCGGCAGGACACGTTGCGGCTGCACTGGAAGAGTCCGGCCACGGGCGAGCCCTACCGCACCTTCGAGGGGGTGCGCCGACAGTTGGGCCGGGAGGGGCGGCAACTGCTCTTCGCCACGAACAGCGGCATCTACGCGCCGGGTCTTCGGCCTCTGGGCCTTCACGTCGAGAACGGGCGGACGCTGGTGGGTGTCAACAAGGCGCGCTCGGGTGGGAACTTCGCGCTGCTGCCCAACGGCGTCTTCTGGGTGAAGGACGAGCGGGCGGGCGTGACGGAGACGGGGGCGTACCGGAGGTTGGGGCTCACGCCCGCCTACGCCACGCAGTCGGGGCCGCTGCTCGTGCAGGGGGGGCGCCTGCACCCGGCTTTCAACCGCGAGGGCACCAGCTTCAAGGTCCGCAGCGGCGTGGGGGTGTGCCGCGACGGGCGGGTGCGCTTCGTGGTGAGCGCGGGGCCGGTCAACTTCCACACCTTCGCGCTTTTCTTCCGGGACACGCTGAGGTGCCCGGACGCGCTCTACCTCGACGGCAGCATCAGCGCGTACGCCACGGCGAGCACCGACACACAGCTCAGCGACTTCGCGGGCATCTGGACCGTCAGCCGCCCGGGACCCGGGGCCGTCACGGGCGCACGGTGATGGTGATGACGCTCAGGGGCGCGGCGCCCGGACTCGCCAGGGGACGGACCTCGTAGGACAGGGGCCCCGGGCCGGGCCGACTCTGGTAGCTCCAGCCGCAGGTGGGGTCGAGGGGGATGTCGCGGACGCCGACCACGCGGCCCGCGCGGCGGACGGTCACCCGGTAGCCCTCGCCCTGCCCGGTCCCGCCGAACCGGAAGGGCTCGCGGACCGTCTGTCCGTCCGTGAGGCTCAGGGTGTACTCGCGGTCGCAGACCCCGGTGGGGGACAGGGAGGCCAGGGCGTCCACCGTCACCTCCACCCGTCCGAGTTCGGTGGCGTCCTGGGCGTAGACGGCGTAGGTGTGGGGGCCCGGGCTGGGGCTGGGCACGTCGAGGCGCCAGGTGCCGCCCGGGCCCACCGTCACGTTGCCGAGGCTGGTGTCGTCTTCGAGAATCTGGAGGCTCTCGCCGGGCGTGCCGCGCCCCCGCAGGGTGAAGCTGCCCGCAGGCAGTTGTGCGCCCGGCGCGGGTTCGGCGAGGTCGAAGGTCTCGCTCGGCGGGGCGCTGGGTCCGGCGGCAGGTTCCTCGTCCGGACCTCCACCCACCTCCCCGGCGTTCACGTCGTCACCGGCGGTGACGGTGACCCTGATCTCGCCGCTCGTCGCGCCCTCGCTGCCGCGCACAGTGTACGTATGCTCGCCCAGGGTCGGGGTGGGGAGGGTGACCTGCCAGGTGCCGTTCCCCCCCACCCGGGTGGACGCCACCTCCAGCCCGCCGTCCTCGACCGTGAGGAGGTCGCCGGGACGCCCCGTGCCGCGCAGGGTGAGGTCCGCGAGGGGAAGCTCGGCCCCGGGGGCGGGACTGCGGACGGTGACCCCCGTGCCCGCGGCCCCGGCGGCCCCTGGGACGGGAGGTTGCTCCGAACGCGACCACAGGAGGGACAGGCCGCCCGCCAGGGGCACGAGCAAGAGCGGAATCAGCCACCAGCGAGGGCCCCGTCGCCGGGCGGGTGCCGGGGCCACCGCCGCGCCGGGCCTGGGCGTCCCACCCGTCCCCGCTGCGGGGGAGGGCACGGGCTCGGCCTCCAGCAGCGCCCCGAGGCCGGACGGGCCCGCCGGGAGCAGACCCGGGAGGTGCGGCCCCAGCCCCGCGAGGAGGGCGGCCAGGTGCCGGGCGCCGAGCCCCGCCGTCCGGGCACGGCGAACGAGCAGGCCCAGCACGAGGGGGGTGAGCAGCGCGAGGAGCCTCCCGGCGTTCTCCTCCGGCGCCCCGAGGGCGGACCCGAGCCGGGCCCCGACCCCGGAGGCGTGGCCGAACAGCGTGCCGAGCAGGCGGCGTCCCTGGCCCTCGATCCCGGCCACCCGGGCGGGGTCGCCCAGCAGGTGGGGGTTGAGGCTGCCGTCCGCGTCGACGAGGCGCTCGAAGTCGCCGCCGTGGCCCAGGATTACCCCCGCCGCCGCCTCGGTGCGGCCCTTGCGCGCGACGGCGCCCAGGACGACGGCCAGCGCGGCCTGGGTGGCCTGCGCCGCCGACCCGTCTCCAAAACCCGCGAGGGTCCCCAGACGCACTCCGGCCACTCCACCGAACTGCCCCCTCAGGAACTCGGTCAACTCCTGCGGGGAGAGTCCGCCCGGTGGCGTGTTCCCGGCGGGGGCGCGGGCCGGGGGGTCTACTGCCCCGCCTGCCGTCTGGAGAGGGCCCGGCACGGCGGACACGACGAGTCGGGCGGGGCCGGAGGGCAGGCCGGAGAGCCCGCCGCGCTGGCCGAGGACGCTCAGCACGAGGGGCAGCGTGAGGTGCAGGAGGGTCTGCACCCCCGCCGGGGCGGACGCGCCCGTCACACGCTCCGCGATGGCGACCGCCCGGGGCCCGAGCAAGGCCGGCCCGAGGAGTTGTCCGGCGCGTTGCAGGGCGCCCGCCCCGCCCAGGCTCTCGAGCGCCGCCGGGACGCTGGCGAAGCGGGGGAGGTTCTGGATCGCCTCGTTGAGCTGGCGCTCCCCCTCCGGCGTGCGGGCGTGGTCGGCCAGCGCGGCGAGGAGCAGGGGCAGCCCCTCCCGCAGGACGCGCCCGGCCTCGGCGGGCCCGAGGCCAGCCTCCCGCGCGAGCCGCTCGGCGGCCACCGGACCGAAGAACG from Deinococcus planocerae encodes the following:
- a CDS encoding phosphodiester glycosidase family protein translates to MSAPALARLLVAALLSFSLTACTSAQGLTVERLTAGGRLYTVAVVDLRQDTLRLHWKSPATGEPYRTFEGVRRQLGREGRQLLFATNSGIYAPGLRPLGLHVENGRTLVGVNKARSGGNFALLPNGVFWVKDERAGVTETGAYRRLGLTPAYATQSGPLLVQGGRLHPAFNREGTSFKVRSGVGVCRDGRVRFVVSAGPVNFHTFALFFRDTLRCPDALYLDGSISAYATASTDTQLSDFAGIWTVSRPGPGAVTGAR
- a CDS encoding DUF937 domain-containing protein codes for the protein MNGSEEWQTFFGPVAAERLAREAGLGPAEAGRVLREGLPLLLAALADHARTPEGERQLNEAIQNLPRFASVPAALESLGGAGALQRAGQLLGPALLGPRAVAIAERVTGASAPAGVQTLLHLTLPLVLSVLGQRGGLSGLPSGPARLVVSAVPGPLQTAGGAVDPPARAPAGNTPPGGLSPQELTEFLRGQFGGVAGVRLGTLAGFGDGSAAQATQAALAVVLGAVARKGRTEAAAGVILGHGGDFERLVDADGSLNPHLLGDPARVAGIEGQGRRLLGTLFGHASGVGARLGSALGAPEENAGRLLALLTPLVLGLLVRRARTAGLGARHLAALLAGLGPHLPGLLPAGPSGLGALLEAEPVPSPAAGTGGTPRPGAAVAPAPARRRGPRWWLIPLLLVPLAGGLSLLWSRSEQPPVPGAAGAAGTGVTVRSPAPGAELPLADLTLRGTGRPGDLLTVEDGGLEVASTRVGGNGTWQVTLPTPTLGEHTYTVRGSEGATSGEIRVTVTAGDDVNAGEVGGGPDEEPAAGPSAPPSETFDLAEPAPGAQLPAGSFTLRGRGTPGESLQILEDDTSLGNVTVGPGGTWRLDVPSPSPGPHTYAVYAQDATELGRVEVTVDALASLSPTGVCDREYTLSLTDGQTVREPFRFGGTGQGEGYRVTVRRAGRVVGVRDIPLDPTCGWSYQSRPGPGPLSYEVRPLASPGAAPLSVITITVRP